One Pectobacterium cacticida genomic window, CAGCGTAATAAGCACGGAAACCGGGTCGTTAATCAAGATCATCGGATCAAACAGCATGCCGACAGAGACGAAAAACAGCACGGCGAAAGCATCGCGCAGCGGTAACGTATCGTGCGCTGCACGCTGGCTGAGTTCGGACTCGTTCAACACCACGCCAGCGAAGAACGCACCTAAAGCAAAGGAGACATCGAAAAGTTTCACCGCGCCAAAAGCAATACCCAACGCCATCGCCAAAACCGCCAGCGTGAAAAGCTCGCGCGATCCGGTGCTGGCGCTTTTTGCCAACACCCACGGCACCAGACGGCGGCCTACAACAATCATTATGGTAATAAACGCAATGACTTTACCGATGGTCCAGGCGAGATCGGTCAGCAGTTTGCTGGTATCGGCATGTTCTGCGCCGATCATGTCGCCGAAGGCTGGCAGTAGCACCAAAGTAAGCACCATGGCGAGATCTTCTACAATCAGCCAGCCGATAGCAATTTGGCCACGCTGGCTATCGATTAGCTGCCGTTCCTCCAGTGCGCGTAACAGAACCACTGTACTGGCGGTGGACAGGCAAAGGCCGAAAACTAAACCACTCGCCAGGCTCCAGCCCAGCATTGTGGATAACCCCATCCCCAGCAATGTCGCTACGACAATCTGGGCTATCGCGCCAGGAATCGCGATGGACTTTACCGCCATGAGGTCTTTCAGCGAGAAGTGGAGGCCAACGCCAAACATTAGCAGGATTACGCCAAGTTCAGCGAGTTCCGATGCTAATGACGTATCAGCCACGAAACCGGGGGTGAAGGGGCCAACGAGCACGCCAGCGGCAAGATAGCCAACAAGGGGAGAGATTCGCAGGCGATGGGCCAGTATGCCAAGGAGGAAGGCAAGAACCAGCCCTCCAGCGATAGTAGAAATTAGCGGTGTTGCAGCATGCATCCCAACTCCTTGTGCCATAGGTGAAACATAATTAAACCGATTTACCCTTTTTGTCTTGACGCGGCAACGTGGTTAGCGGCCCTCACGTATTCTTATCGCTTTGTGACTGCATCAATAGCGTTTGGAATGCGTTCGTCTACTGTCTGGCTGCAACGCCAATGTTACTGGGTATACACACAAATTCTATTGCATATAGCGAAATGTTGCTTGGGTAAAAATGGTATTTTATGAAAAATATCAGTTTATCAAGCTAAAGGCAGTGTAACATAGATTTACCGGTAATTTCTTCTAATAAGCATTGATAAACATGCGTAATTATTATGATGATACGACGTTATTGATGTTGAACGGCAATGGCGACGGTGAATATTAAATCAAACCGCTTTATCTGCTGACATAAAACGGCTGTAAACAGAAGATAAGCGGCATGATAACTGCCTATTGCGATGAAATATCCAAATTAGCAAGAATCCATGACGATAAGACGACAGAAACAGGTCAGGCGGCGATCGCTACCTATGCAATGCTTAATCTGGGGTTGTCGGCTATCGCGCATGGCTCGCGGATAACATGAATGTGTCTCGCGCATTGTTCATCTTGCTGTGCTAGCTTGTGTGATGAATTTCTCAGTGTAACCACTGCGTTTTTAGAATAAACGGAGATTTATCATGCGCTTTTCAATACGAACTCTGGGATGTGTGATGGCGGTATCGCTGGTGTTAACGCCAGCGATGTCAATGGCTTGGGAAAAAAATAAAACGTATTCCATCACGATTTTGCATACCAATGACCACCATGGCCATTTCTGGCATAACGACCATGGTGAATATGGGCTGGCGGCACAAAAAACGCTGGTTGACGAGATACGTCAGGAAGTTGAAGGTCGAGGGGGGAGCGTATTGCTGCTTTCCGGCGGGGATATCAATACTGGCGTACCGGAATCGGATTTACAGGATGCAGAGCCTGATTTTCGTGGTATGAACATGGTTGGCTATGATGCGATGGCGTTGGGAAATCATGAATTCGATAATCCGCTATCGGTACTGCGCCAACAGGAAAAATGGGCGAAATTCCCGTTATTATCCGCCAATATCTATCAAAAAAGCACTTCATCGCGTTTATTTAAGCCTTATGCCCTGTTTGATAAACAAGGCGTAAAAATCGCTGTTATCGGCCTGACAACGGATGATACGGCTAAATTAGGTAATCCTGAGTATTTTACCGATATCGAATTCCGTCATCCTGCTCGTGAAGCGAAACAGGTTGTTGAGCAGTTACGTGCGCACGAAAAACCGGA contains:
- the ybaL gene encoding YbaL family putative K(+) efflux transporter, with the translated sequence MHAATPLISTIAGGLVLAFLLGILAHRLRISPLVGYLAAGVLVGPFTPGFVADTSLASELAELGVILLMFGVGLHFSLKDLMAVKSIAIPGAIAQIVVATLLGMGLSTMLGWSLASGLVFGLCLSTASTVVLLRALEERQLIDSQRGQIAIGWLIVEDLAMVLTLVLLPAFGDMIGAEHADTSKLLTDLAWTIGKVIAFITIMIVVGRRLVPWVLAKSASTGSRELFTLAVLAMALGIAFGAVKLFDVSFALGAFFAGVVLNESELSQRAAHDTLPLRDAFAVLFFVSVGMLFDPMILINDPVSVLITLAIIVFGKSAAAFMLVRLFGHSKRTALTISASLAQIGEFAFILAGLGIVLGLLSEEGRNLVLAGAILSIMINPLLFTLLERYLAKHETIEEQIVEEAIEEEKQIPVDMCNHALLVGYGRVGSLIGAKLHQAGIPIVVIENSRTRVDALRERGIKAVLGNAIKPEIMDIARLDCARWLLLTIPNGYEAGEIVAAAREKRADLEIIARAHYDDEVSYIIEHGANEVVMGEREIANSMISMLKLEELSPDSQACPI